In the Marinomonas algicola genome, one interval contains:
- a CDS encoding glycosyltransferase, whose amino-acid sequence MTPVNIIIPVYKGLKDVQDCLESVYSAHYKTDYEIIVIDDCSPEPAVSAYLKEEAAKGKFTLLINEENLGFVATVNRGMQQHPERDVLLLNSDTVVANDWLDRIVHCAYASDNVGTVTPFSNNATICSYPNFCQDNAFPKSWSVAELDQVFARCNAGESIDIPTGVGFCMFIRRACLDLVGYFDVDTFGKGYGEENDFCQRVIQAGWCNKFALDTFVLHTGNVSFGDEHNDLKHAALGKLTAKHPTYDQQVQQHIFDDKAKPFRERVWLASLKCSTTPIIVHVSHNRGGGTLRFLEELSDELKPQAASLMLKPSTSKPGYLTLSQVHTHDAALCPEEKDYCLFFHEQEDKDALLSLLANLPIGSLHYHHLIGLPEWIKTLGTQLSLPWFVSLHDYYMACPQVSLTDETDQYCKEKGIEACNSCIKRNLPQDSADIVNWRNQFRDFLTSATLCFAPSEDTRKRFLHYFPEAKVTTVYHQEGKHLRKDFKTVSPQLSSDHNGKTLNVLVIGALSKIKGADLLENLAVHCKNNHLDIQFTLTGYAYRNLLTLPDSHLHVEGRYNESNLLTSIEDKILNHQVDAIWFTALWPETFSYTLSTAIESGLPIIAPDIGAFPERLYQNDQAWIVPWESDTHTFATVFLELKEQLSKGSMGQAQTKYLSKIPSTENSFHYKTHYLALTKPINLTKIDTLTTIEIKDWIDSILSQRKPKQSLEDKARVGLLNLLYTLRGMKILRRVVKLIPHTLQRRIKEKLVK is encoded by the coding sequence ATGACACCAGTAAATATTATCATCCCAGTCTATAAAGGACTTAAAGACGTTCAGGACTGTTTGGAAAGCGTTTATTCCGCTCACTATAAAACTGATTATGAAATCATAGTAATTGATGACTGCTCTCCTGAACCGGCGGTTAGCGCTTACTTAAAAGAAGAAGCCGCAAAAGGCAAATTCACGCTGTTAATTAACGAAGAAAATTTAGGGTTTGTTGCGACAGTCAACAGAGGCATGCAACAGCACCCTGAACGCGATGTGTTACTTCTAAACAGTGATACTGTTGTCGCCAACGATTGGTTAGATCGAATCGTACATTGTGCTTACGCTTCCGATAATGTCGGTACGGTAACGCCTTTTTCCAATAACGCCACCATTTGCAGTTACCCCAATTTTTGTCAAGACAATGCCTTCCCTAAAAGCTGGAGCGTAGCCGAATTGGATCAGGTGTTTGCTCGTTGTAATGCGGGTGAAAGCATTGACATTCCAACCGGTGTTGGCTTTTGCATGTTTATTCGTCGCGCCTGCTTAGACCTTGTTGGTTACTTTGATGTAGACACCTTTGGCAAGGGTTACGGCGAAGAGAATGATTTTTGCCAAAGAGTCATTCAAGCTGGGTGGTGCAACAAGTTCGCTCTCGATACTTTTGTCTTACACACCGGAAACGTCAGCTTTGGTGATGAACACAATGATTTAAAGCACGCGGCATTAGGTAAGCTGACCGCAAAACACCCAACTTACGACCAGCAGGTCCAACAACATATATTTGACGACAAGGCCAAGCCTTTCCGTGAACGGGTCTGGCTCGCCAGCTTAAAGTGTTCGACGACACCGATCATTGTTCATGTATCACACAATCGAGGGGGCGGGACATTACGCTTTCTTGAAGAGCTGAGCGATGAATTAAAGCCGCAAGCCGCTTCTCTCATGCTAAAGCCAAGCACGTCTAAACCGGGCTATTTAACACTCTCCCAAGTACACACTCATGACGCGGCACTTTGCCCAGAAGAAAAAGATTATTGCTTATTTTTTCACGAACAAGAAGACAAAGACGCGTTGCTCTCTTTATTAGCGAACCTCCCTATAGGTTCATTGCACTATCACCACCTCATTGGATTGCCTGAATGGATTAAGACGTTAGGAACCCAACTTTCTTTACCTTGGTTTGTTAGCCTTCATGACTACTATATGGCCTGCCCACAAGTGTCATTAACCGATGAAACAGACCAATACTGCAAAGAAAAAGGTATTGAGGCCTGCAATAGCTGCATCAAAAGAAATTTACCGCAGGACAGTGCAGACATTGTCAACTGGAGAAATCAGTTTCGCGACTTTTTAACCTCAGCCACCTTGTGTTTTGCGCCAAGCGAAGACACGAGAAAAAGATTTTTACATTATTTCCCAGAAGCGAAGGTCACAACCGTCTACCATCAAGAAGGCAAACACCTTAGAAAGGATTTTAAAACCGTTTCACCACAACTCTCTAGCGATCACAATGGAAAAACACTGAATGTTTTAGTGATTGGCGCTTTAAGCAAAATAAAGGGTGCGGACTTATTAGAAAACCTGGCCGTTCATTGTAAAAACAATCACTTAGACATTCAATTTACCTTAACTGGTTACGCCTATCGCAATCTACTTACCCTGCCTGATAGCCATTTGCATGTTGAAGGCCGGTACAATGAAAGTAATTTATTAACATCCATTGAAGACAAGATACTCAACCATCAAGTCGATGCCATTTGGTTCACCGCCCTCTGGCCGGAAACATTTAGCTATACACTCAGTACGGCCATTGAATCAGGACTTCCCATTATTGCCCCCGATATCGGCGCCTTCCCTGAACGTTTGTATCAAAATGATCAAGCCTGGATTGTGCCATGGGAAAGTGACACCCACACTTTTGCCACTGTCTTTTTAGAATTGAAAGAACAACTAAGCAAAGGGTCTATGGGACAGGCTCAAACAAAGTACCTTAGCAAAATTCCATCTACAGAAAACAGCTTTCACTATAAAACACATTATTTGGCACTGACAAAACCAATCAATCTGACTAAAATTGATACACTCACCACGATTGAAATAAAAGATTGGATTGACAGCATTTTATCCCAACGGAAGCCAAAGCAATCCCTTGAGGATAAAGCTCGGGTTGGGCTTTTAAACTTGTTGTATACACTAAGAGGAATGAAAATCCTTCGCCGGGTTGTAAAGCTGATCCCTCACACATTACAAAGACGCATAAAAGAAAAGCTGGTGAAATAA
- a CDS encoding Crp/Fnr family transcriptional regulator: MAVSKELLKRFEILSDLSEPALDSLASYAVLRSVGRRGIVITGGQRSDSVCFLFEGRLQGVDFTLDGREVGLYFVEPGDFCGELGLFDEEGQPESVIALAKSQVVVVPSSAMKSVLQESYTLVEKMFVRMAGRVRQLSAQRALLGLPSTTGRVCGQLWMMLMKQEKINKEEGVILNPPTHQELGIMLNLSRETVTRVFQTLQSKAIVKRDGSARLVILDPDALKDLAESKD, from the coding sequence ATGGCCGTTTCAAAAGAGCTGTTAAAGCGTTTTGAAATTTTAAGTGATTTATCTGAGCCAGCCTTAGATTCTTTAGCTTCTTATGCGGTTCTTCGTAGTGTGGGGCGTCGCGGCATAGTCATCACGGGGGGGCAACGAAGTGACAGTGTCTGTTTTTTATTCGAGGGACGTTTGCAAGGAGTGGATTTTACGCTGGATGGCCGTGAGGTCGGTTTGTATTTTGTTGAACCCGGAGATTTTTGTGGCGAACTGGGGTTGTTTGACGAAGAGGGCCAGCCTGAAAGTGTGATTGCGTTGGCGAAGTCTCAGGTTGTGGTGGTCCCATCCTCAGCCATGAAATCTGTGTTACAGGAAAGTTATACGCTAGTAGAAAAAATGTTTGTTAGGATGGCTGGTCGAGTGCGTCAGTTATCCGCGCAACGGGCCTTGCTGGGTTTGCCAAGCACTACCGGACGGGTTTGTGGGCAGTTATGGATGATGTTAATGAAGCAAGAAAAAATAAATAAAGAGGAAGGTGTGATCTTAAACCCACCCACCCATCAAGAATTAGGCATAATGCTTAATCTAAGTCGGGAAACCGTGACTCGCGTCTTCCAAACGTTGCAGTCTAAGGCCATTGTGAAGCGAGATGGTTCGGCGAGACTTGTGATTCTCGATCCGGATGCCTTGAAAGATTTGGCCGAGTCTAAGGATTAA
- a CDS encoding glycosyltransferase family 2 protein — MQAITSQPLVSVIVRTKDRAESLRHCIDSIAKQTYRPIEIVVINDGGKSVLTLIEQLPTNLTTKLIELEKNIGRTAAANMGLEHATGDFLCFLDDDDYWLPHHLQTLALPLSESAANNQESLLGVVYSSTKAVKVDNDGEEHLLSIFETPFDPLHLVRNNFIPIMSALFLRRWIDEGVRFDSQFDLFEDWDFWLQIQQKCQFKHIPEISAIYRLHEGASGVHDHTLANAAALSLYHKWLPTLSSTEIALLIQQANTDTEEQIHSIQEENQKQLNKIGEQHSHALTVIHQKDKNIAHLESLYKNAINTIETKDDNIDHLDNLYQHAISVIEAKDLDIERINRDIHTLELKNIDYQTIIAEQEIAIKESNSQIEDLRNQVENLDHSLISTKKELNHLKSTFTWRLYSKIKSLIN, encoded by the coding sequence ATGCAAGCCATTACATCACAGCCGTTGGTGAGTGTAATAGTGAGAACCAAGGATAGGGCAGAGAGTTTACGTCATTGCATCGATTCTATCGCTAAACAAACCTATCGACCTATCGAAATCGTGGTGATTAATGACGGCGGCAAATCGGTTTTAACTCTTATAGAACAGCTGCCCACTAACCTAACCACAAAACTGATTGAACTTGAAAAAAACATTGGACGAACCGCGGCGGCCAATATGGGCCTAGAGCACGCGACAGGGGATTTTCTTTGCTTTTTAGACGATGACGATTATTGGCTGCCACATCATTTGCAGACTTTGGCTTTGCCTTTATCAGAATCAGCGGCGAACAACCAAGAATCCCTTTTGGGCGTGGTTTACAGCTCAACCAAAGCGGTAAAAGTCGATAATGACGGTGAGGAGCACCTTTTATCCATATTTGAAACCCCCTTTGACCCACTACACCTTGTCAGAAATAACTTCATCCCTATTATGAGCGCCCTATTTTTAAGACGCTGGATTGACGAAGGTGTGCGTTTCGACTCTCAATTTGATCTTTTTGAAGACTGGGACTTTTGGTTGCAGATACAGCAAAAATGTCAATTCAAGCACATCCCAGAGATTTCAGCCATTTATCGCCTCCATGAAGGCGCCTCTGGTGTTCATGATCATACCTTAGCGAATGCCGCCGCCCTCAGCCTTTATCATAAATGGCTGCCAACGCTTTCCTCTACAGAAATCGCGCTACTGATCCAACAAGCCAACACTGACACAGAAGAACAGATTCACTCAATCCAAGAAGAAAACCAAAAACAACTTAATAAAATTGGCGAACAACACTCTCACGCACTAACAGTCATCCATCAAAAAGATAAAAACATAGCGCATTTAGAGTCACTCTATAAAAACGCGATTAATACAATTGAAACAAAAGATGATAACATCGACCACCTAGATAACTTATACCAGCATGCTATTAGCGTTATTGAAGCAAAAGATTTGGATATTGAGCGAATAAACCGTGACATTCATACTTTAGAATTAAAGAACATTGATTATCAAACGATAATCGCAGAACAAGAAATTGCAATAAAAGAGTCAAACAGTCAAATAGAAGATTTAAGAAACCAAGTGGAGAATTTAGATCATTCCCTTATTTCCACAAAGAAGGAATTGAATCATCTCAAGTCTACTTTTACTTGGCGACTGTATAGCAAGATAAAGAGCTTAATTAATTGA
- a CDS encoding FecR family protein codes for MKTIGNIYKFYTSFFAYKKSLSVLLLASICSMTFAKQTDAPAGHVSFVIGKAFLSNTALNKKNIRVKSGTPIFEGDHITTSNGGHVHIRFIDNAMVSVRPNSELAIDYYQYDETNPNASVIRFDLSKGVARSISGKGAKAARDKFRLNTPIAAIGVRGTDFVVSAKSHLVQAVVNEGAIVVAPFSDLCSSDGFGPCETNSVELDDISKQLLEMSALSEKPILVPLSSKFVPELMEKQSNGHSSLDSSDSHSDEDNNSTNEDSASEDGKSDSNTDEVNTTDNDASENESSSKAQSTGQTEDSSNTEDSSNTEDSDLSDESVSDVDSSTTPTVTYSPSNDSTKNPSSDLDSKDDTDSITDLKKDRLEEVINEVGGISPLPDNYVPSTATNTDELNKRQLVWGRWSNQTENTDRIVAIRSEIVDGRSATIGTTEYVLYRDSSNGDSVEPNLGDVRFNLVDAQAVLNIDGRKELMSVSDGRLNINFNNNTFDTSLSLSHTLTDETTIQSSGQINNKGFFNSNSDGTRISGATSLDGTEASYLFNKEIDLGTIEGLTYWNGRP; via the coding sequence ATGAAAACCATAGGAAACATATACAAATTTTATACCAGTTTTTTTGCGTATAAAAAATCCTTATCTGTGCTGTTATTGGCTTCAATCTGCTCTATGACTTTTGCAAAACAAACAGACGCTCCCGCAGGCCATGTGTCTTTTGTCATTGGCAAAGCCTTTTTATCCAACACGGCACTGAACAAGAAAAACATTAGAGTCAAAAGTGGCACGCCGATTTTTGAAGGCGATCATATCACTACCTCAAATGGCGGCCATGTCCACATTCGTTTTATCGATAACGCCATGGTCAGTGTTAGACCAAATAGCGAGTTAGCGATTGATTATTATCAATATGATGAAACCAATCCTAATGCATCTGTTATTCGATTTGATTTATCTAAAGGTGTGGCACGATCTATCTCCGGCAAAGGCGCTAAAGCGGCACGCGATAAATTTCGTTTAAATACGCCTATCGCTGCGATTGGTGTACGAGGCACAGACTTTGTTGTCAGTGCAAAAAGCCACCTAGTACAGGCTGTCGTTAATGAAGGTGCGATTGTCGTCGCGCCTTTTTCTGACCTCTGTTCGAGTGATGGTTTTGGACCTTGCGAAACAAATTCTGTTGAATTGGATGATATATCAAAACAACTGCTTGAAATGAGCGCCCTATCAGAAAAACCCATCCTAGTGCCTTTATCCAGTAAGTTTGTGCCTGAGCTGATGGAAAAACAGTCCAATGGCCATTCTTCATTAGACAGCTCCGACAGCCATTCCGATGAAGATAACAACAGCACCAATGAAGACAGCGCCAGCGAAGATGGAAAGTCTGACTCAAACACTGATGAGGTAAATACCACTGATAACGACGCTTCAGAAAACGAGTCCAGCTCAAAAGCACAGAGCACAGGTCAAACTGAAGACAGTAGCAACACTGAAGACAGTAGCAACACTGAAGACAGTGACCTCTCTGATGAAAGCGTTAGCGATGTGGACTCTAGCACCACACCTACCGTCACTTATAGCCCTTCGAATGACAGCACTAAAAATCCATCGTCTGATTTGGACTCGAAAGACGACACAGACTCAATAACCGATCTAAAAAAAGACCGTTTAGAAGAAGTTATTAATGAGGTTGGAGGCATCTCACCTCTACCAGATAACTATGTCCCATCAACAGCAACCAATACAGACGAACTGAATAAAAGGCAATTAGTTTGGGGGCGCTGGAGCAATCAAACTGAAAACACAGACCGTATCGTTGCCATAAGGTCAGAAATAGTAGATGGTCGTTCTGCGACAATTGGAACGACTGAGTATGTTTTATACAGAGACAGTTCAAATGGCGATTCCGTTGAGCCAAACTTAGGTGATGTTCGATTCAATCTGGTCGATGCTCAAGCGGTGCTTAATATTGATGGCAGAAAAGAACTTATGTCAGTTTCTGATGGCCGTTTAAACATTAACTTTAATAACAATACGTTTGATACCAGTTTATCTCTGAGTCATACCCTTACGGATGAGACGACAATACAGTCTTCCGGACAAATTAATAATAAAGGTTTTTTTAATAGCAACAGTGATGGAACACGTATTAGTGGTGCAACGTCTCTTGACGGAACGGAAGCAAGCTATCTTTTCAATAAGGAAATTGACCTTGGAACCATTGAAGGTCTAACGTATTGGAATGGCAGACCTTAA